CAAACCACATCGACATTTGCATTAATAACAACACTGTTTACTTCGTCAATTTTCGGTGCCAATGACATGACATTCGAAAGGAAAAGCGAGGGCACACACTGCGAGGACGCAACTGGTTTAACAGTAGATATTTTAGGAACCATAGCTTGACTTTCAATGGTGATCAAATTATAGCTAGGCTTCCTGGCCAGTCGAGCAGAACCAAACGTTTGTTGAAAATTATATGAGGCACACAAATCATCCCTACAACGCCGTGAACAAATGGCAGGGATAGCTTGATTATTTGTCTGTAAGCAAAGCTTTGAAGAAAAACCAGAGCGTCTGCCGCGATATTTAAAAATACCCAGAGATTTCAGGCGGCAGTAGAGAGAATTGTTAGACCACCGGTAGTTCTGAGCGCTATTAACAAATAGCTCTTCTCGGGTGTAAACCTTGCGAGCGACAACGTTTACCAGTTCAATTGGGATTGTGGAAAGGGAGTGTCGAGCAGGCATAGAGTCAAACTCACAGTAGAGGGATGGGCATCCAGCAGGGAACAAGGTGGTCCAGGATTTCTCTCGATATCCATACAGATGGTTAAATCTCTCGAGGGCAACAGCAAACACGTACAGCCATGTTTGTTCCAAGTAGTGATAGGTCGATGAGGAATGAAACATGAGCGCCCGTTGTAGCAAGAAAAACATCGTTTCGTTGGAAGAgcaaaaaactaagaaaattgCGGAGACCTAAAAACGCGGTCAAAaacgcatatgaatatattttattcagacccatacaaatctggcaagggaagaaagtacaaaaaatgcaTTTCCGAGCTcggaatttgtctaacgtataagtcggtggacttccttttccttgtaattcgtTTTATGAATTGTTAACTTCAGCGCTGATCACACaagtatatcgtcaaaatctgttacacttaaagagtctgagccaatgatataaagaaaGCTATTGATCAGCGTTCTCATTCCTTTGTGTCCGTCAattttatgtcaatttttttttttaaaagcacatcagtataaggttttttagccaatgcttctcaacctacgtcttaaGCAAATGgaaagacgctgattaatatcaacgagcccgcaatatgccatgactattggtcagaggattctttagtgcaacagctgtcactttaacatctcaatgttagcgcagttaaacgactgcattattacatttaggaccaactgttattacatttaggactttattacatttaggactgttattacatttaggacttcaacaccCGTCTTATTAGAATCACTTTTTAAGCtacttttttctctgttttgttttcttttggatgAAAATATTGGTACTTCTTTTTAACATCCTATCAATTATTCTCTTCCGATGCCGCCGAAAGAAGAGAAATAATCATGCAAAGCACcgcttttcagaaaaaaaatgagtaatAATAAATCATATgaagataatgataaaaatactcATTCTGTACGCGTATAAGAGAGACAACTATCAAGACATGAGCATTTATCCATACTTTTTATGATTATTGACTAATTGGTACTTCCAGAAgtttaaacagttaaaaatatgagttttcaagaaatgttgacggttatgaaaggaaaaaacaaattctaACATGGTCCTAAACTTTATTAATACACTTCATAACAAACTACTTGGAACATTGAAAATCCCAGAAAATCAACTTGAACTTGAACAGCTTGaacttcaaaacaaaaggaGATGATATTCAATTCTGTTGAATAGTTCGTTACTAGAGCCGTTTTTATCTTACCGACAGTTTGGAAAACTGACGCCCGAACAAGAGAAATGGTTAACAAGAGAACAGAGCTCATTAAGTAAATACATATAAAAACGCTAAAAACTCTTGGAATGTATGCAATTTAAATAAGTACCCTATTTAAAAGTTAATTCGAGCGAGGTGATTCTAAATCAAGATAtgacgaagaaaaaataaaaaatgcatgGAGCTGATATTGGTTTTGGAATTTTGGAAGTAGTTCCCTCACAAAGCAGAGGGAAACTTGATTGCGAATAATGAGTGTCTAATGTACATCAGAGAAGCCGTCTCAGAAATTTCTGCTCGCTCTAAATGTTTTCGCCTGTCGGTCTTTAGCTTTCCTAAAGGATTTGTCTTCGCTTTCGGTGTTAATAGCGCAATTCCATAAATTTGGCAATTGtagagttgaattttttttggaaatcgAGTAATGTTTCCACAACTTTTTTGTTCGCATACATTATTAAAAcgggaaatgaaaataaacatattctGTATCTCATTAAAGTTATTAGGTTAAATCTGACGGGTGCTAAGATATCGACTTACTGCCATTTAACATGTAATCCGTCGTAGAAACATTCGCTTTGACTCGCTAAAAACACTGCTAAGTGCTTAAAGTGTTTAACTCAGACTTTGTGTTTTACTTGGAACATAAATATAGAAGCCTGACATCAAGGAGTGAGAATGGAGAGTTCTGTTTTGCTCGTTTTCGTGAGTTGGACTGTGCTGTTGATCCATTTGACGTATGGCGAAGGTGAGGAACAAACttgactcaattttttttccagtgtaTTTATCTGTAGTTGATACTCAATTTTCGAAGCAATCGGTCTACAAAATTGCGAGTATATAAACGAGTTGATGGAGTTCATTATGAGTTATCCAGAAAAATTTCGAATCCCGAATAAATTCACTTTATTCGATTTGTTAATGACGGAATGTTTTCAGGcccgttttttgtttttaagtgaaatttgTCATTTCccattcaaaaaaaatttaaaaacaagaaacaaaacaaacctgacAAGTTAGGATTAGTAACAAAGGCAACTTAAGATTAACTTCATGACGGTCAACTATATTTATTTTGTCACGATCACCATTGAAGACCTCGCACGATAATGTCGTAAATTTCATTGTAGTTTGAAACACTGAATCTTGATGGATTTGTTCATTAAGTCACGCATAGACATAGATTTGTTGCCGCTCTTTAACGAAATCGAAAACTGTTTTTGCATAAGACACCGGGCTAATGGCGGAATTTAGTCGTAGATAGAATTTACAGCATCATACATTTGTTAAGCTGGAACAAAGGATATATCCATCACGAGATGTTGATCAGCTAAAATTTCTGATTAAGGGGAAGTTCTTGAGTCAAAAACTTTAAGAATACGTTTTGAAGGGAGTACcttaaaatttaataaataaccCTAATTGTAAATTTTCCCGGCTTCGATCAATATAAACTTTCTTTACTCTATTTATGAAACTGCAACGTCACGCTCGTCGAGATCTGCCATTCATTCAAAAGACTGATGTGTCAGAAGCCAtaacttctttctttaaatcttctCAATGCtccaataacaaattttcaacaaaagaaaaaggataaattaCCGATTTAATTTGTTCATCAATTCACCCAAAGGAAACTGTGACATTTAACGGGTGGTATTAAGGTTATCAATATGTAGTAGCCATTATGGGCTAAAAATTGACAATTTGACAATTGCTTATATGATAGTAATGCGAAATTTGATGTACTTTTAATATTGCTTTTGCTTATAACAATGGAAATAAGAATATTCTATCCTCATGTCGTGTCAAAAACATCTTAACCCGAAGATCAATCTACTACGTGAAGGATGACAACAATGGCTGTTTGCAATGCAAATCCACATCAATTTCCTCTTTCTCATGACAATCCGTCGAGGAAACCTTTGCAGGCACGTTTATTCCTCTCAAAACTCTcaatattgatgaaaaaaaaggtatgCTTGAAGAGAATTAATGGTATACTTTTCGTGACGGCTTTCGACCTAGCTCCCTCTCATCATAAAGTATTCCAAAATTGAAGAAGTAACTAAAGATGCTTGTGAAGCAGCAGCAGGTGATAGACCAACGCACGATTTGTCGCCATGACTAGGATCTAATGATTTTCTATTCGTGCCATTTTCCTCTATCACGGGTAACATATCACTTTTTTAGATCATCGCTCTCATTACATCGGAAAGGATTTTCAAAGGTTTCCAATGTTTCCAAAGGGTCTTCCAATTGTTTCCAATGTGTTATCATTGGGGAGTTTAGGCTACCGTGACGGCgaaattaaaaagggaaatgaaatgCAATTATCTTAAATAATTCCCTCAGCTGAAAAAGAGAAGGCATGCTCGGTGCCTCTTCTTTGCCTAATGCATAtgtatgcaaattaaggtcatgCTCTTGCATTGCAATAAAATGACTGCGAAATTAAGAATCTTAAGGCAAACTTGCCCATTTCATGTAAACCTGTTGTTTTATCATTGCCTTTTTATGGTAACTTTCTTCCCtccaattgttttatttcagaacGTCATCGCACTCTGCTGTTTCCCGATAACTTCTTTTTTGCTGAAAGACGGTTTGCAAACCACACTATcgatacaaaaaaagttaagGACTTGGATCACTGTGAGCTTTTCTGCTACATGAACGACAAATGCGTTAGTGCTAACTTCAAAAAAGAGCCAGAGGCTGAAGGAATGGCTCATGTTTGCGAATTGAATGACGCAACTCATCTGGATTATGATACTGACCTGATAACTGATGTCAATTTTTATCATCGCGGCTCTGAGGTGAGTTACGACTAAAATTTACCTTCTTGAATTGACGCCTTATATTCGATAGAATTATACGTGATCACCGACGTGTTCAGAAACTTTTATCCCTTTATTCACTTATCGTAGATCTTTCTCCTGCTGTttcactttctcttttctaCCTTTTCAGAACGCCTGCGGTAAGAATTCACGGTGCCGAAATAATGCAATTTGTGAGTCCGGTTTCACATTCAAGGGATATCGATGCTTGTGCCCTTCTGGATTCGAgggagaaaattgtgaaaaaggttaGTTTCAAAAGATGCGAGAAATAGCAAAATATTGCCTTGAATATGTTGAATTTTAGAGACATTTGGTCGTCGAGTGAGTATCTTACTCCCAGGCTGGCCTTTCACGACTGGTAGCGAAGAAACGTAGTGGCTTTTGGTGAGTGATCTAAACCTAGACGTAACCATGGCAAAAAAACTTTAGGGGCCTTCTTTTCGAACCAAAGGAGCGGACAAAGGAAGCACTCCCTGTAACTTGTAAATTGAACAATGTTGCACGGTTGAGTAATTTGTCGAAACTGAAATGTCAGTTAAAAATGTTACGAGCTGTTATACTAGTATTGCCTGGTTAGTGGTCATCCGTATAGTTTTGGTTTTTctaaataagaaattaattaCAATCTATCTCATAAaatgagaaattacaaacattAATGCACTTGAGTCTATACGACATTTCTCCGGTCAATTATTAAGATTTCAATTAAAACACACTTCTGTATTCTTATTCCTAATCTCTGATGCTATCTTTCGGTTTGGAAATGGATCAACTGCATATGCATGTGTTTGGAACACATTTTAGGGACTGACTCCtagttttactttttaataaAGCATTACTGGGCACGTTGACACCCGCAAAGGCGAGCATCGGCAAAAATCAATCTCCGAAttatttgtgaaatattttgttaactATTTGATGTAAAAGATAATGAGACTGACATATTACCAATGCCTTGCTGTTGTTTCTAGATGTTGACGAGTGTGCTTCAAATGACAATAAATGTGCTAAGGGTGCTGCCATTTGTAAAAATACGGTAGGATCATACAATTGCACCTGTAAGTTTGGATATTACTGGGATGGCACTGGATGCAAAGGTTtgttgatttcatttttctcactaTGTAAGTTTAGTTCTAGGATAGGAAATGCAACGTCTTCTGGCCTGATACCTGCATCTAGATGTCTATCTCTCTGTCTGCACGTTTGCCTGACAATTTCTCTTCACTCATACTGAAATGCCTGGCAAGTGACAGGCGCCATGGTTTGAGGTGAAATCCCTTTTTTTCCAGAGAGGTGATATCAAATCAGCTTATATGAAAACAACGGTCAATAcatagttaattttttttaaagactaattttttctatttgttctAAGTCGAAAAATTGACTATATTATAAGATTAATTCGATTTTTTACCATTTAGCCGATGTATGCCAACTCCACACTGTTCTACACGATGATGATAGAGACGTAAGCCACCACGACCTGTATAAAACAGAATGTGACCAAAATCTCAACGCTGATTGGTATCGTTTCCTGGACATTCCAGGAATAACAATGCCGACTGAGTGTCCACACGATAACACGTGCGGTACGACATTTCCAGGCTGGTTGAATGGAGATCATCCTACAGTGGATGAGGGAGAAGTAAAAGGGACCGTCTGCTTCTCCAAGGGCTCAAACCGGTGCTGTGAGGAAACAAGTTTCATTAGGGTGAAGAACTGCAGTTCCTTTTACGTCTACTACTTGGTACCGACCAAATGCCCCTATCGTTACTGTTTCACATATAACTGAACATCATAAAACTGTTGAATGTTGAAGATGAAGCTTAATTTGTTGCGGGTATTTAAAGATTTTGTAGTGTTTGATATCTATGAGGTCATCTAGGAGCAATAAAAACTTACCAACATTTCTTTTTAGTGAGCTTGAAGTCCGAAGACTTGCTAAAGTAATAATTATATGGTATTCAGCGTGGATGTTACCAGAATGCTGTTTAAAGAGATATTTCAAAATGTTGAGGTGGAGGccaactcgatatacgcacagctaaaagcgGGAACCAAATCTTACATAACATAGCATGCAGACAAAACTCGTGCACGGAAAAAGGGTTTAATTACAACTGTTTCGGGTTTACCACTGAGGTAAATGTGTTTTACCCgaaaattatgaataaatgacaaggcaaaaacgaccaagaaatatttcgagtCCAAAACTTTGTTTATCTAAGGCTACTGTCCAAAAATAGGGTGCCAAATAAGGTCGTCCTGCGCGCGCTGCTTTTTAAAGATATTCCTAAAGGTTCCTgagaaaatctattttaaagTGGGACAATAGAAATAATTTCGGTTGTTGTCACGCGCCGACACATTATAGAGGAAATATTGCAAATTTCGTTAAAGTTTGGAAATCCAACatattttatcaatttatttaagcAGAGCGAGGTAACTCGCGTGAAATATACCTCGAGTTTTTAGGCTCCAAAGAAATTTAGAGTTTTCACACCTCATTCAAGCGCGTGTCGACGCGGTCATGCCGCCGACCAATGAAATACAAAATCGAAGCCTCTTGCacacaaattaaatgaaatccGAAATTGATTGgtaaaaacagaaggaaaagtgGGCAAAGGGTTAGggttaaggaaaaagaaaacttaactATTTTAGATATAATTTTCGTAACTCGTGAAAATGCGAGATTAAGATTGTGAATTTTTAGCTTTTCGCAATACCTGATTTTTCATGATGCGTTGTAAGGAAGAGTTAAATCAGTAACATCCTAACCTGTTCCCTGCCATCCAAGGTATACTTTATTACTAACTTACCGTCACATAAGGGAAAAGAGAAAGCCTTTAGGAGAAAAGCCAGGGTCTTCTTTTCAACAACGTTCAATGTGCAGCACCGGCTCAAAAGAACACTCTTCTCGTGTAAAGATTTTTTTCGGTAGTTATATCGTAACATCAATTGCATAAGTATTGGGGACAAGTGTGGGCAATTATGGTAATGAATAGCCGGGTGAAAAGATGGTTGCCAGCGACGAGATGCTGTCAGGCTTTCCTGACAGCTTTTTGGATCGGATTTGTCAGAGAAGAGAGTCTGAGTCCTTTTGTGGTGTACATTATATTTGTAAGAGAGAGTCGTGGGGCAGATCATAGATAGCTAAGGGAAAGATACGATTACTCTGACAACTTATTATCTCATCTATTTTTCTCTCTTGAATAGCATCAGCAGTCTTTATATTTGTTTTGTGCGCATCAACATCAACATTGATGTTGATGTATCCTTTTACTTAATTCGTCGTTATGAGTGGTGAATCAGTCCATCAACCTATAAACTCGACAGTAACTTTCtcttttataataataatcttGCAAAAGAGATGTTTGGTGTATTTTTTAATCAGTGGGGCTCCTTAGGGTTCTTTTCACCTGGATCAGACTGAATGACGCTTTAATCTATAATACTCAAATTCTGAGCCAATCATAGCCCTCACAAGGAACAAAATCTCATAAAAAATGCATGTTCTCGTACTTTCGTAATATCAAAAGCGGCTAAAAGAACCTCAGAAGCTTTTCGGAAGTCACCAGCTATGTCTGAACGGAATTACTCAAGTTAGTTTTCAACATGGTGTTTTCGAACAGATTTTATTTCTTCCTAGTCTTATCTTTCTTGATACGGAAGGAGAAAGTGAGTTGAAGTTTCATTCATTTGAGCTGAGTTCTAGTTGCTAATGTGCAacttaagttttattttcttgattgTCACTTCATTCCTTAGGTGAAGTGTTTATTCTTTAAGAGACTTGAACTTAGCCTACACACctttaagataatttttgaagaatatgGATTTCACGGAAACAGTCCTTTGACATTTTGACTTATGGTTCAAAATAATAGCAACGCAGCTTCACTCCTTAGTATTGTCAGATAATTATCACTCTCAAAAGCTATAAGACCAAACAAACACATGGTCAGTAAAACTGCTTCTGGCTAGGGAATTGTACCCTTATTCCCGACAATCTATTTACATTTTGGTCTTCCTCTCATCTGGATATTTTGGATGGATTACCTTCATCATGCCAACATGGACCCCAGATAATTTAATCATAATTCACACTGCTATTTCGGTTATCCCTCTAAGAGATATTACAAAAGGTTGTAGTACAGAGTTAGTAGGGGACTCATCTTTTGAAAAAGCCATGAAGTAACATCCATAAAACTGAAGGTAATCAAAGAGCACACTCTTCACTCAGGGCTTACAGGAAGGAAATCTTTCTATAAACTTGACCATTCCTCGACTGTCTAAGAGATAATAACAGGTAAAAGCCACCTAAAAATGCTGTGAATTCCAAATTGTACCTTGTAAAAGAGTTGTAATACTAACAAAGGTCTTTATTAAGAATTCATTGCGCAAACAGACGTGCAACAATTTACATGAAGAAATAATGattaattacaattaaaaagaCATCTATTGATAAACACTGATTTAAAACGACTTGTCTGGACCTTAGGTAGAATATAATTATGCGACCTACTTCTCAACTGCCGTGTCCTCTGGGGAGGTAAAAGATCCCTCAAGGCAGTGTTCGTGGAAGAGATCCTTCGCCATAATTTCATATCTCTATCATGACGAATATCCAAGATACTATGCTGCTTTAAGCAGTAACCTAACTTATAACACCTGGCAAAGAGCTTATCAATAGTACTTAAATATTTACTATAAAAAGCACACCCCCAGACCTCAATAGCATACGTAAAAACAGAAAGgatcaaactttgaaaaagtaAGTCCAAATTCTCCTTAGAGTATCCATAATATTTACATATTCTTAAAATGTACAACCTACTGCTAGCCTTACTCAGTAAATAATCAATATGAGTATCCTAATTAACTGGCACTTGCTCAAAGGTAACACCCAATAATTTCAGCTTATCTTTCCTCCCTATAATCTCAAGTGGTTCAGGAGGTGTCTTGGTAGTTCTACCTCGTAAAAGAAGTTCCCATGTTTTCGTCAGATTGACTTTCATGCGGTTCTTCTCAGACCATTCAATAAAGGATAAGACCTTCGTTTGAGATTCATCCAAGCCTACATTCGACTCAATCGGCAAACTAACAGTTATGTCATCAGCAAATTTAACTAGAAGATTCTTATCAGTGTTAACAGCTTTAATATCgttaataaaaatagaaaataggaCCGGCCCCAGGACTGTACCTTGGGGAACGCCCCTGTTTATAGAAACATATTCAGTACTGTATAGTTGTCCCTAGTTGTATAGTCAATAATGAATTATTGATCGGTTATCAGTGAAACCTTAAAAGTGGACCTAATTTAATGCAttagaaatgtttcctttctcgaaataattttcgttttcatttattACGACCTCCTCCTAAAGACAGACTACTGCACAAGTTTTTTGCCCAAATCttaatttcccttgaaaaagaaaattgcttctTTCCCCGTCAAGATATGAAGTTGTGAGCTATAAACTCACGTAAACTCAAATGGTGCTGATCGTATTATCTTCAATTTTTCATAGACCTATGTCGTAAACTGGAATTTACATCATCTCTTGCTTTCCATGGTAAACGGCTCATAAATCACATTATAAGAACCGTAGAATCCCTTGTGCAAGACTCCTGCTCCACTCTATGCTACATGGAACCCAACTGCGTCAGCTACAACGAGGTAGTGGTTAGCAGCCCTCCGTCAATCACTaaatgtgaactgaataatTCCACACACAATGAACATCCCCAAGATCTCAAGCCCTGGCCAAACTACAGCTATGGAGGAACAATGGTCAGTGCATTCTTAAGCAAGTGACGCTTTCCTTTCTTTAGTTTCCCTTTGTACTGTTAATTAATAAATTCTCCAACGGCTCTCCGTTGAACTCTTCAACGGCTCTCCGTCCGTCACTTAGTGCGAGCTGAATAATTCCACACACAGTAAACATCCTCAAGACGTCAGACTCTCAGTGAACTACAGAGGAACAATGGTCAGTGCATTCTTAACCGATTTAGCctttttgatataatttttttacagtatATTTCCACTTTTCAAGTTATTCACATGGTTGTTCATTGGCTGACCATTTTCCTGTAATCATCATAGATTACATTTCaactataattttaaattatcgTAACCATTTGCTCCTctcatttgcatatttttgcgcTCAACCTCTCTTACCACACTTGTTAGAACACTTGTGGACAAACTCCTTGTCAACACGATGGGACTTGTCAGACTGGATTTACAGACAAAGGGTATAGATGTGTTTGCCCAAAAGGATACGAAGGCAGCAATTGTGAGATAATTAATGGTACGTAAAAACGCTTTTACTCCA
The sequence above is a segment of the Pocillopora verrucosa isolate sample1 chromosome 5, ASM3666991v2, whole genome shotgun sequence genome. Coding sequences within it:
- the LOC131771839 gene encoding uromodulin isoform X1, producing the protein MESSVLLVFVSWTVLLIHLTYGEERHRTLLFPDNFFFAERRFANHTIDTKKVKDLDHCELFCYMNDKCVSANFKKEPEAEGMAHVCELNDATHLDYDTDLITDVNFYHRGSENACGKNSRCRNNAICESGFTFKGYRCLCPSGFEGENCEKDVDECASNDNKCAKGAAICKNTVGSYNCTCKFGYYWDGTGCKADVCQLHTVLHDDDRDVSHHDLYKTECDQNLNADWYRFLDIPGITMPTECPHDNTCGTTFPGWLNGDHPTVDEGEVKGTVCFSKGSNRCCEETSFIRVKNCSSFYVYYLVPTKCPYRYCFTYN
- the LOC131771839 gene encoding uromodulin isoform X2, producing MNDKCVSANFKKEPEAEGMAHVCELNDATHLDYDTDLITDVNFYHRGSENACGKNSRCRNNAICESGFTFKGYRCLCPSGFEGENCEKDVDECASNDNKCAKGAAICKNTVGSYNCTCKFGYYWDGTGCKADVCQLHTVLHDDDRDVSHHDLYKTECDQNLNADWYRFLDIPGITMPTECPHDNTCGTTFPGWLNGDHPTVDEGEVKGTVCFSKGSNRCCEETSFIRVKNCSSFYVYYLVPTKCPYRYCFTYN